TCAAAGAAATCGAATGACCTACAAGCGAAAAATCGTAAGATAGCTTTGTTTCAGACGCGCAAAGAGTAGCAAAAAGATCTTTCGGCTTATGAATTCGTTATCGCCCGAATATTCAAATGTGTGGCAggtttggttttttctttgccttttttacAGTGTGCCACGTGTCAGATAAGACGGGACTATTGGTTTGTTCCGGTTGATCAGAACgatttgttaaatatttaaaaataaagctccacaaaaacacacagcttatccctctctctctctctctgtctctgcCTATTGCCCCAACCAATCTCTTAGCAGCTGAATAAAGCATTATGGCACGCTTAGCTGGATgctaatttaaatttactCACTTTCTGCCAACGTTACGAATAGTTTCTAGCTAATGACACGTTCGACAGCCAAAACATGACAGGGACTGATGGATTATGTGCAGCAACAAACCGGTACAATAACAGGAACATCGTAAGAACTTACCGAAACAGCACGCCTAGTGACAGTGACAAATTTCATGCAATCACATTCCCAGTTCCAGCTCTAAGCCCCTCCCAAGCGAATGATCGGGCTATCAATTTATCCCGTTCGGAGATGACATTCTAAACGCTCGTACCGGATTACTTCACCGGGATATCTGGAATTCTGGGGCAGGAAAGTGATCCTGATTCACGGGACGAGTAATACAACGTTTCTGATGCGACTTATGGGAACAAATGTCGCTTGTTTCGTCGCCTTCCGTTCCATTGTCGTTGGACACAGTCACAGTCAGTTCAAGTGGAGTGATAAACCAAGCAATTCGCAGGTGGTCGACCAAAACTGTGTTCCGTACGGGAATTAGTACATTATTttcaatcaacaacaacaaacgattGTTTTAATGAGCGCATGGTTAGCAATTAGTGGAAGTGCTTCTCCGCGTCTGTTGTACTGTAGCGAGCTTGTATGAATTGCGTGCTACCATAAATAATCTTAAACCGCATTAGGATAGGCCGACAGGCGACAAACATTTGCCCGAAGCAGTCGTCCGGCGCAACAAGAACGATATCTGTACATTTAACCACAGATGGGTCTGAGAAGCGCGCGACGTTAATAAATGACATACAAGTGGCTCAACTGTTCCCAATTTACTTACTTTTGCCGACCATCGTTGACCGTTTCGCTCTTTGAATTTTGTTCATTTAAAAGATTTACGTGGTCCAGCGtaaaaaacatataaacatTTTTCTATCCATGACTTATCGCTGTTATCGCACCACCAATAAGTCACACACAATAAATCTCTCACTAGCATCAGCAACAAACGTTCCGGTCAGGGACGCAGGAACAAAACTTGGTCTTTTTccaggttttgttttttgttttttgatttatCTGCTACAGCCAAACGATTCGGCAAAACTGGACCAACCCAAGCGGGACAAACAAACACTTCGTGTGTGATGCCGGTGTGAGATATGGGATCGAAATATCATTTACACAAGTAAATCAATTTGTATTACTAACGGCTAATCGCGTATTCGTGAATCGATGATTTATGTGCAACCGTGCTTTGTCTCAACACCGATAGGAATGGGCCTTTGATTGATTATGTtgcgttgttttgttctttgttaAAAAAGGGGTCTTTGCTGTTTAGAAAATAGCTCAAAGTTTCACTATTGCGTTTCGCGAAACTTGCCGATTGAAGCAGATTTGTACAATCATTtcgaagcacacaaaaatcgCACACTTTAGCAAACAAGTGGAAAAATCGTTTCCAAACAACAGTAGGAGAAAAACTTTCGCCCCGTCAATGTGTGTCTATTTTCTGGGCGTTTATTTATTGCGCCTGCAGACGACACGAACTAGCGTGgcgaaatgaaacgaacagATCAATACAAATCACCGGAAGCAGGGCGGACGTTTCCCTTGCACAGAGGCAGCAAAGAAATgctggaaataaaaaattccCACCTGCAAATGGAACCGGAAATTGCCAAATCCGATTGGCGAACGGTGATCGGGATGACTTCGTAGTTCCTGACGCGAACGAATGGCTCATCTGAAGAATGGCGAAATCCAAGCGCCGTTTTGAGCGTTATGGAAGTTTGTGCGGAATGTTTAGACTTTTGATTCCACGGCACAAAGCACGCTACTGATGGCACCCGCATTAGGGGAACCGCTTCAAAAGTTTGTGCTGTGCGGTGTTGTGGGAAACACAATTTAACGAATTGGCCGCCGAACCCATCGTTCAAACCCATTGGCTAACAGAATGTCATCTTGATGGGAAATTTAATAACATCACGTTTACTTTTTGgatcttttgcttttttttttgagggtggattgtttaacttgtaactttttaccattttgctTCACTTCAAAACTACTTCAGGTAATGAAGAACTCGTCTCACCAATTTTTCACGCGAACCACGGTGAACGTAAACATCGaccgtcaaaaaaaaaaataaaggttAAACTTTGCGGTATCGGGGACCGAAAGATCATCGTTCGAGCATTAGATACACTTTGTCAAACGTTAGCGATAAAAAAGAGCCCCATGCCACTCCAATCAAAAAACCTGGACGTTGTCTTTACCAAATCACTTATGTTGACTCTTTCGTGTCTAGCTTCGTTTCGTAAGCTACGGTTTCCACCTGCTTCATCCATATCATGTACCGAAATCCACAAACCGCAGGAAGTATCACCCTTAACCAAGTAGGCTGTGGGTAAGATTCGCGGCAGATTATAGATTTTCGCCGCGCGCTTGATTGACAGGCGCGCCCACAACGACACACTGTCATCGTTTAAGACGCGCACAATGCGTATTTGGCACATATTAAGCACGGGCGAAAAACGCACACCCCCATCGTACACCACCACGTGCTGCGGTGGGGCCACGTGTTTTGTTCGGCGCAATTCGTTCGATTGCGCCAAACCCCAAGACAGCCGACAATCTTATCGTAATTTTATTTGCCAAGATGGATGATTGCgtgattttatttcttgaATATGCTAATGAGCTCGTATGACGGCGGGGGACACTTTTCAACGATGACAGCAAGTCGGTCGTATGATGGTGTTCCGTATCCCGTTTCCGATCTCACGTTGTGTTGAAATTCATGCAGTGCAAAGCATGAAAGCGTGTGATTGCCAATAATAAATAGGCTGTGTCTTTCGGGAGGGGAGAGCTTCAAATACTTTTGATTATTATCATAACGAAGAATTTTTAGCTTGGACGGCAGTTATGAGGGAGTGGAACcaaaggaagatatttttaacGTATAACTTTCAACTTTCAGCGTTCAAATGACTTTGAATTCGCAGTACTTCCACAGCATATAAATACAGTGCGTATCGTAATTGTTGCAGGCATGCGGAAAAAAAGCCAATGTAGAAAAGATTTAATACTGAGGTCCTGGAAAATTTTGAAGATTAAGAAACACTATAATTTTggcatatttatttatttatatttttatatttatttacattgtACAAATTGGAATAAAGTGTTTCTGTGCGGTGACAGTCAATTTTATACATCACGGTGCAGGAATTATTTTATTCCTCCACATCTTGTGGGTTTCCCTGTGGAACTCCCTGAATAATCATTTTTACTTATCTTGTAATATGATTCGTTCCTCAAAAATGTTCACATATttatgttacgcactgtagATATGATGTGCGATATTTAttctggtgtttttttgttttttgtaccataatttgaaataaaaggtCTCCGATACAATTTCAAAATGAAAGCGTGTGATTGCCAATAGTAAATAGGCAATGTCTTTGGGGGAGGCAGCTTCAAATACTTTTGATTATTATCATAACGAAGAATTTTTATCTTGGGCGGCTGTTGGATTGAGTGGAACCAAATGTACTTCAGATAAAGATATTTTTAACGTGTAACATTAAACTTTCAATATGGAACTTTCAATTCGCAGAACTTCCACAAAATATAAATGCAGTGCGTAACAAAAATCTATAGACCAGGAGGAGCCCATTGCGAATTGTAATTGCCAAGTGAATGAATTCTTTGTTATTTTTACTGTAAAGTTACGTCGCTGTACGAATATTTTATGTAGAAAGTTAGCAATCATTTTAAGTTATCTTTTAATATGTTTCATTGGTTCGTTAAAAATGTTCTCATATttatgttacgcactgtagATATTATATGCGAAATTTATTCTGGAGCTTTTTTCTTTACCATAATTCGGAATAAAAGATTTCCGAAACAATGCACCTTTCAACAACGTTTAATACTGTTCGTTTTTACGTACATTTTTCAGATTCCAAGCACAGCGCGGTCACACGTACATTGCCTCGTCCTGATACCCGTGACACCGATGCAGATCCTTTTGATCGCTCACCCATGGCGCAGCACCGCTAGTAACGAACGGCACTATTGTGCTGCTGTCCCATCCCGTGCGGCCTGATTCAAACCCCTATCAACTCTCCCGGGAGCTACCAAACATGATGGAGCTTACACAGACAGCCGGCAGCAGCCTAATCGCGGCCATCATCACCAACAGCACCGGTGAGGGATTACCGGCCGATGTGCTCGGTGGACACCGTGCCCTGCAGTACCCTtcgcagcaccagcagcatcagTCGCAACatccacaccaccaccaccagcagtacCAACCGCAGTACCTGTACGCGAACGATAGCGTGGCCGGGCATGCAGCCGAATCGCAGGGTTACGCGACGAACCCGATCTGCATCCTGCTGCCGATAACGATCTTCTACTGCTTCATCTTTGTGGCCGGCATTGTTGGCAACCTGTCCATTTGCATCGTAATCGCGAAGAACAAATCGATGCACACCGCCACCAACTACTATCTGTTCAATCTGGCCGTGTCggattttttgctgctgctgttcggtAAGTTGTCACACGGTTGTCGTCAAACGCGGTAATCTGATTTACTGCTCCCGGGAGCATCAGCGCGGTGCTAGAACCGTGGCGCGCGCCTGGGCAGTTACTGCGTGATGGGTGATGCGCATCCGGTTGCCAGGGATGTTTTTCTCATTTCATGCTCGATGCTAATGAGGTGGAATCTGCTGTGGCGCTTTGGCGAGGATGATGGGCCGGCTGAAAATGCTTATGAAGCTTTGCTGGAACGAGATTTAGCGTCGGAATCCTTCGTCTTACGGGACGCACAGCTCATTACGTTGCTGGGAGGCAGTTCGTTTGTGTTTAGAGATAATTCTTACTTTGAATGCAAAAGCGTGAGGACCTAAACCATTGCAAGCCGTCTTCGGCAAGGCAGGACTAAGCTGCCTGTCAAATAAGTCTTAAAAACTCCAATGGTGAGATTTTAAAGAATTGTTAAAACCATGGAATATGGTACTAACGTAAATCCGTGACGTTGGAAGTTTAAAGacgaaaaattaaatatcttTCTATTTATTATGCTCGCAAGAATTACTCAAAGTAAGTAATACTGGCATCTAAATACACCACCACCTAGCTATTTCAGGTGTGAGCAAACCTCAAATTAACAGAGCTAAACATAACATTATGTGGTTACACTATTACGGTTCATTACGCTCAAATAATTACCATTCCTTTGCGATAATTTAGTAATCTTCACCTTTCACCCCCCCATTTCgggctgtggtttcgcatctGCAAGCGATTATCACATCAACTCCATTTGGAATTGCAAAATAAAGGTCGATACTGCTGTATGCTAGTTGAAACATCTGCTTGACATCATTTCACCAACCGTAAACCGTATGGTGGAGACAGTCCTACCATGACCACTAATGGCGAAATATGTGTCCATTCACCTTGCCACATTGGTAGCAAAAAGTCTGGGGAGCTGTAAGTACTGCAAAGGTGCGATCAATTCCTTCCGCTCGGTATGGTTGAGATGGTAAGAAAAGGTTCAACCGCCTGGTGGACACAACAATTTGCGGTCCTGAAGAATTGAGTACACTGGACTGGCCCTTTTAAAATAAGTGTCAATTTGCTCATATTGTATCAATGCGACTCAGTGATTGTCATTGGAACTGATGATATGCCAGAAAGGGGTATTTACTGAAAAGTTTGCTTGtaagttccctttttttgggtttatttttcaatagAATTACTAATCAAAAAGAACTTAAATGATAGAgcaaccattttcttttcaccttCCTTCTCGGaatgttttcttcaaattACGATAATAGATTCTTATGAACATATGAATTTCTTACGATCCATCAGATGCAAATGTGGAACAGTATCATGACACCCTGCTTTACAGGTCTTCCATATTTAAAccacccgaaaaaaaacgaccagcACTAGGACATAAGGTTAAACGATACCGTCGGGGTCACCATTATCCTTTCCTACCATTTCAATGAATATCCAATTTATATGCATGTGCCACGGAGCATACTGTCCGCCCTGTAAGTATCAAGAAACCGAAccaagcaacacaaaaaaaagcaggggGGAGAACTCTTGCGTATTCTACCAACTTCTAGCCTAGCAAACATTTTGACCACCGCAAGGTCACGTCTATGATCTTCAGCATTCTTCGGAACTTCCGAATTGTTTCCGAACAAACACAGAGCGACACCTGCCTAGGGGCGAAAAGGGCGCCcgtaaaacaaagcaaaaacgaaTTTAAATATTCTGCAACACCTACTGCCGCCGGGGGTGTTTCACGGTCCtttcatcgttttgttttcccaaaCGTCATGTTCCAATGCTTTCCCTGCACAGCCATGCGAAAGGGAAAAGTTGCAACATTGTACACCGGTATTCACTTAGCTGGGGTAGTTCATATTGCTGTAGGATTTGCACATATGGATGCCAAATATCGCGCTCACCCCCGTTGGGAATCATCTGGAGCACCAGGCACAGACGTGCGCATCTAAGCAAAGGTGCATAAAAATGCAACGCAACCCGTCATCTGCATTAGCCGTGCACGTTCTAAACAGGAGTAGGGGGGCAGATGGGAGAGAACGTTTGTAACGTAAATAAACTGTATTTGCAGCATAAGTACACTCGAAGGGTCAAAGATGCCGTGTGCCCGTGCACTAGGAGGCGGCGCTTTGCTCCATCGTTACCGTCGCAaattttgtggttttgctgtCAACATGTGCTGCTTTGGCAATATgaatgcaatttcatatttcgTTTGGTTGCGCGCTTGGGATTCCAGATAAATGGGTCATTTAGTATGCAAACTATGTGGCAGCATTTAATAGCGTTCACTTGATCGTATCAAATGGTACACTTTATTGCACTCGATGCAGtagaatgcaaaaaaatggaggaaaaacacacattttggtTGGAAGTAATAGAAATATATCATCACGGGCTTTCTCATCACGTATCCCAGCCATCGTATATTTCGGACCTTGGCCATCGTCAGGATGTCTGCTCTGCCAAAACTGCTCAGCAAGCTCGTACTTCATTACTCGTAAACGGTAACAGGGTACGGAATATGCTGCTTTCCGCTTCTTGTTGGAGTCTTCTGGATCGTAGAAGTTTGTGAAGCTCGTAGTAGGCACGATTCTCCATTATAATGCTCCTCAAGCGGGCTCTATCACGGTTAGAGCCTCCAGCTCAGAAAACGAGCCGTCGTCGCATTGATCTTCAATCCTTCACGGCTTCACGTTTCAGCTAGTTGTACGCTTCGCACACCGCCGCAGATGTCCATCCGATGATGTCGATGACATTCGGTTACCAAGGAATTGAAGTTACCGAGTGGAAATCGTGCACAGGATATCGAAGCCTGCACTTCTTGTGACACCTTCCAGAGCTAGAAGTTCCGTGCGATTCGAACGGTTTCGACTAGTGTTGGGTAATTGAGATTAAGATCTCAATCTTTTAACTGAACGAATgcatctgaatctctattccaaAAATTAATGTATCCTCAAAGAACTTAAACATCAGTTATCCTATTATCCCAGGTCGTATAGGTCTGGTACTCAGATTAAAATCAAAGTGGCTCGAATACTCTTAGGTATATTCGCGCCGTGTCTTGTGGTGTGCCTAGTCTAATGTGGCATTCTCTACGATGGCGCATCAATTGTCTCTAGTATTATACGATTTAAATAACTCCTCGTTGAAGATTCAttcttcgcaaaagattcattaaacaCAACAATTGTTCCGACAACATGCTCGAGATTCTGTTTTATATGGGGTGTTTTGCATTATTGCACAAATGCCCTTCATAACTTTGTTTCCTAATCGAACTACATACTAATATAAGAGTAAACTAAAGATGAAAATACTATACTGTAACCGTTTATCAACGTTAAAAACGTAGTCTGTGTCACGCGCAAGCAATGCTACGAAAGTCCATGGTTTTGGCGAAAAGCCTCTCCTTGGCAGAGGGAATCCTTTCaagaaattgttttatgtCAGATGGATTCTGGTAAAAAGCTATCAAATCCCTAAAGCCTACACCAAGTAATTTCTGGAACAGTGTCTTACCGGTACCCCCGTTTAAATCGCAATCGAAAGTGATTTATTTGCCGAAAAGTGGATCCATGTTTATTTGGCTTCCAATTGTTATCGATCCACGGCATGATTTACCCACGGGTAATCAATTCTGCGTATCGAAGGAGTGGTATGGTTTGGACGAAATTTTCACAACTTTCGGTTAAGCCGTCATTGTGATCGTTTTTCGTTCGAGCTTTTCAGGGAGTTACACCTCCCCCCAGCGTCATTCCTATAACATGACCATTTTACAAATCTTACATTGATGGAATGGGAACTAGTGTAATGGTGAGATAATTTCGATCAAAAATCCTTCTCCCTATCTACTGCTCGAAGATGCGAAGAGTGCCAAGAAAATAAAGAATCTTAATCTGCAATTCCTCAAATCTCTGCCGTCTGGTTCAAACAGTTGCATAACTCTTCTGCTtcgtagaacttcaaatcataATGTTTGACCACGGCTCCATTTTTGCTCTTCTCCTCTCTCATTTAAGATCACTTTTTTTCTGCCCTTCAACAATTTCTCCCAAAGTTCGCCTTCAAGTTAAGTTATAAACCTTTCAAATCTGTTAACACCTCTAACGTTCACACTTATTATCAGGATCGTAAAGTGCTAATAAATACTACTCTCTGCGAGCAACAACTAACTGCCCTTTGGAACAAATCACGCTCCCCAACCCCGATTCCCGGTCAAATCACCCTActtgtggtttatttttacgTTAAAAATAGGATCAATTAGTGTAACCATGGTTGTAACTGGAAAGTTAAACTCATCTCATCAAACGGTCAGCGGAATGGTGGAGATGGAAGTACCTGCAAACGGATATGAAACCCAGCACACGCCCACCACACTCGGGGTCAACAAAATACGGCCATGAAATTTCTGCACCATCTCCTaccctttcccccccccccccacctcccTCAcatcgcatttttttttcacccatcAACCCAAAACCCGTAAAACGTTTCCAACCACCGCCGCCGGGTACGATCGATCGTTAATACACGCCTAGTAACGTAATGTAATAAAATCGTCTTGGCTTTATCAGACACTGGCCAGATGCTTCCGAGGGCCGCATGTTACTACGGGCAAATGGTTTCCCATTGCACTTGAACCTGCGGAAAAGCCAAATCCGTCTGCCCCATCCGTCGGGCAAAGGATGCCAACCGCAACCGGTCGGCCGTTGGCGTTCCTTAGCAATCGTGTCCGGCTACTGGCAACAGTTTACGATCATCAATTGCCACCCCCCACCTTGGGCAAATGGATGAGCTGGGGTGAGggaaaaaggaagagagagagagagagagagagagatgtaTGATATTAAAGGTCGAGTTGTGCCTTACACGAGTTGTTGTTTCATGCCCTGGGTAGGGAAAGGATCCGTGATACAATACACAATTTCCTTTTCCACCTCCGAGCGATTTTGCGCCCTTTTGAACATTCCAATGCTCTTGTACACGGTGTTCGATTGACGATGTGCGCACTACTGCCAGGCAAACGCAAATGTGCACACATCTTGTCGAACACAAATACCACAAATGTTTCACCAGGCAGAACACGCGTCTTGAGGGAATGACTTATGAATATATCTTCTTCGGTGTTTCAAATACATAACTCACTCCCCACAACCCATGGGGGGCAAATTTTATTCTAACAATTCCTTTCACACTGTGCTCTCTCACGCTGCTGGTTGCAAGTAGATCGATCGATCAAGGTTTGATTTTCTGCACCCACCGGGGAATTTAGAAGATCAATTCATATCAATGATGTTTCTTGTAGTGAAATTTAAACTATTACACGACCATCATTTTTAAAACTCTCCACAACGTTCGTAACCTTATCGTTTTTCGTGCTCATCCGCAGGAATGCCACAGGAGCTGTACGGCACCTGGAATCCGTTCGCCTATCCCTTCAACCAGATAGCGTGCATCATTACGGGGCTGCTGTCGGAAACGGCTGCCAATGCGACGGTACTCACCATTACGTCCTTCACCGTCGAGCGGTACATCGCCATCTGTCATCCGTTCCGGTAAGAAGCCCTCCCCCGCATCGCTTCCCAGCAGATTGTTCATTATTATTTCCGGTTAACAAACCGTAAACTGGCTTCCTCTTCGTGCAGGTCCCACACCATGTCGAAGCTGTCGAGGGCGATAAAGTTTGTGATCGTCATCTGGCTGGTAGCGTTCGGGTTGGCCACACCGCAGGCACTCCAGTTCGGTATCGTGGAAACCGGTGACTCTCGGTTATGTACGGTAAGTGCATCCGTAGGTGGTACACATAATGATTCGGCATCGATTGATTTCCAATGGTTCTGCataccattttccaccacaacAAAACGTTGACCGGTTCGACCGTGTGGGACGCATGCCGTACAGCCGTACAGCTCTCGCATCACAGCAAAAAGGAGCAATGGACCGATTTTAATTAGCCTAACAGGGCAGCTGCATATGCATTCTTGTGCAAAATATGGTTAAACAAGGTGTAGTGCGGTGCGTGGGTCGGAGTGACCCGTAGGTACAAGTGGGTTCAGTAGGCACATGCTGCCCTAAGCGATTCCGACCCGTGCTTACGGCAAGTTCGAGTCGGAGTTGGACCTCGACCCAGAGAGGTTGAGTAGACCCAGTAGGTGCGATGATTCCGGTAGGTTAGGGCGCTGCCATAACCGGGTTTTGGGGGGCAAATTTGGGTAGCAAAAAATGATCTTAAATTGTTGGAAAAATTCACCTTTCATGGCCTCAGAAATACGCTTtgaggttatgtttttttttttcgtttgtggtTGTATAAATTAGGCCACCAATGTACCATAAACTGACCAACTTTTTTGAACCCGTCGAGAATCGCGCTGTTTTGTTCTGAAGTTCCATGGACTAAAGTAgggtttcatacaaaattgatTTGCTAAAAATAGGAACTTATTTTACTTATGGTAATTCTTAGGTGGTCTAAGGTACATTTAGAATTTTCCCCAGTTTTTATGGAGGTGTTCCTGAATTTTACCAATTTTAAGAAGAATCGTAAGGAGAGCTGGCATTCTTACAGACAGTATGTCAGGAAATGAATCGTGTGACCCACCACTAATACACAGTATGATTATTGCTAAAGAAAAGAATGGGCGCTACTAAGAACAATTTTATTACTGCTTTATATCCTTTATTTCCATCATTCAGTTTTACTAGCACACAATTAAGTACTTCTATTTGAcgtaaaaaaatctttaattcCGACCACTAAATTTATTCTACTTACTTTCGCCTCCTTCTAGATCAAAGATGAACACTTTGTGCACGCGTTCGAGGTATCCAGCTTCCTGTTCTTCGTCGGTCCGATGACGCTGATAGCGGTGCTGTACGTGCTGATTGGGATTAAGCTGCGAAAGAGCAAACTGCTGCAGGGCGTAAAACGGGCGTCATCTGATTACACTACACCGCCGCGAGGTGTCAGTGCCCAGAGCAGGGTGATTCGAATGTTAGGTAAAGCGAACAACACGCTGGCAAAATAGTTAATTGTACCGCCCGAAAAGCATCCCGGCTCCGGACCGATACCTGGCACCTCGGTAACTTCATAAGcagttatttttaatttacatttcatttttcctctccctctccaaaaacaaaacaacaccccaTGCACGCCAAACTTGGATATTGGCAGTGGCTGTTGTTGCAACGTTTTTCATCTGCTGGGCGCCGTTCCATGCGCAGCGTCTGATGGCCGTGTACGGTGTCTTTACCAAAACGGAGAGCGTGTTCTTCTACAAGGTGTACATGGTGCTGAACTACATCTCCGGCATACTGTACTTCCTGTCCACCTGCATTAACCCGCTGCTGTACAACATCATGAGCCACAAGTTCCGCGACGCATCCCGGGTAAGCGCACCGAAGCATTCGTTGATCGCACTGGCATTGGGCCGATGGATAACGTTGTGCGAATGTAGCCGACTGATAGTGGACACAGCATCAAACAGCATAATACTGTTAACGATTGGAGCTTATTATCGGTTAATCTTTAATGATGTCTTCTTTCTGTATAAATGAGGTAGTTATCACAGTGTGTTAATCTCGTTACTAGAAGTGAATTCCACAACAAGAAAGGATACCTAATTCGGTGAGGCATAAGCATGTAGCGTCTTCCAAACGAATCATGGCTATTGCATCCTTGTGGATACATTACATTTGTCGAAATGGTTAAGGGTTTCCATTAACTAACAAGTAGGTAAGAGAGGAACATCGTTCAGCCGTAGACGTATAGGCAACGGTTTTGAGGCACAAAATACAGCCATTATCATTTGATTGGCATAAATCAGGCTAGCAGAGGCATAAGACTGCCACTGTTTTCGGTAGGGCTCGTCTGGAACCAGCCGACTGCATGCTACCCGCACGCGAAAAGCTAACCCCAGGCGACGTTTGAGAAATTGCTTCC
The Anopheles moucheti chromosome 2, idAnoMoucSN_F20_07, whole genome shotgun sequence genome window above contains:
- the LOC128298834 gene encoding delta-type opioid receptor-like, with the protein product MMELTQTAGSSLIAAIITNSTGEGLPADVLGGHRALQYPSQHQQHQSQHPHHHHQQYQPQYLYANDSVAGHAAESQGYATNPICILLPITIFYCFIFVAGIVGNLSICIVIAKNKSMHTATNYYLFNLAVSDFLLLLFGMPQELYGTWNPFAYPFNQIACIITGLLSETAANATVLTITSFTVERYIAICHPFRSHTMSKLSRAIKFVIVIWLVAFGLATPQALQFGIVETGDSRLCTIKDEHFVHAFEVSSFLFFVGPMTLIAVLYVLIGIKLRKSKLLQGVKRASSDYTTPPRGVSAQSRVIRMLVAVVATFFICWAPFHAQRLMAVYGVFTKTESVFFYKVYMVLNYISGILYFLSTCINPLLYNIMSHKFRDASRHTLKMSLCGANRNKSDGQQHTYSAVSRYGVTGGGSFRVNSNNMACIGTGIPIGGAAGNGTGKQPGNESTGNQHQQESNLSLLTNDRSNRSTMPPISIRPTYTRADSHCISISSSQSTTGTNISSNGKLSRSSNGSLRLSGNPLEAHEPTSGRLSTIAEKLRRGTKKVLAFSKSPNSTPCKSNSPPAGNGTGADVASERRKAYRKRNSCDSVDTNTISNSSLKEFDEDEFSSAELARFMGEVNSEIR